A genomic segment from Nocardia cyriacigeorgica GUH-2 encodes:
- a CDS encoding SDR family NAD(P)-dependent oxidoreductase, whose protein sequence is MPDLDATVALVTGGSRGIGAAIARELAAGGADVAVTYQHAEQQAKAVVAEIEALGRRAIAIQADSADATAVVAAVHRTAAELGGLDILVNNAGIFPSKPYQEFTLEEIDRALNVHARAAFVAGQAALEHMGEGGRIISIGSNLSERALFGGLSLYNLSKSALNGYTKALARELGPRGITVNLVQPGPTDTDMNPADGEHAPDQLTHNALGRFGGAEDIAATVAFLAGPSGRSISGAFLTVDGGTNA, encoded by the coding sequence ATGCCGGATCTGGACGCAACGGTGGCACTGGTGACCGGAGGTAGCCGTGGGATCGGCGCGGCCATCGCGCGGGAGCTGGCCGCCGGTGGTGCGGACGTGGCCGTCACCTACCAGCACGCCGAACAGCAGGCCAAGGCCGTGGTTGCCGAGATCGAGGCGCTGGGCCGGCGAGCCATCGCGATACAGGCCGACAGCGCCGACGCCACCGCGGTGGTGGCCGCGGTGCATCGGACCGCGGCCGAGCTGGGCGGGCTCGACATCCTGGTCAACAACGCGGGCATCTTCCCCAGCAAGCCGTATCAGGAATTCACCCTCGAGGAGATCGACCGGGCGTTGAACGTGCACGCGCGCGCGGCGTTCGTCGCGGGGCAAGCGGCGCTCGAGCACATGGGGGAAGGCGGGCGCATCATCAGCATCGGTTCCAACTTGTCCGAGCGGGCGCTGTTCGGCGGGCTGAGCCTGTACAACCTGAGCAAATCGGCGCTCAACGGCTACACCAAAGCCCTTGCCCGCGAACTGGGTCCGCGCGGCATCACCGTCAACCTCGTGCAGCCCGGCCCCACCGACACCGACATGAACCCCGCCGACGGTGAGCACGCGCCGGACCAGCTCACCCATAACGCGCTCGGCCGATTCGGTGGCGCCGAGGACATCGCCGCCACCGTAGCCTTCCTGGCCGGTCCGTCCGGACGCAGCATCTCCGGCGCGTTCCTCACCGTCGACGGCGGCACCAACGCCTGA
- a CDS encoding TetR/AcrR family transcriptional regulator: MAERGRPRAFDRDVALRRAMEVFWEHGYEGASMTDLTSAMGINSPSLYAAFGGKEALFREAIELYGRSEGGLTARALREEPTARAAIEAMLRDNAAAYTAPDKPHGCMVVLAGSTYTTRTESIREFLVGKRQQTSADIRARLDRGVREGDLPAGTDTAELAGFYTTVLYGLSIQARDGAGPDDLMRAIDRAMAAWPATEPAAN, from the coding sequence ATGGCAGAACGAGGACGTCCGCGCGCCTTCGACCGCGATGTCGCGCTGCGCCGCGCCATGGAGGTGTTCTGGGAGCACGGCTACGAAGGCGCGTCGATGACCGATCTCACCTCCGCCATGGGCATCAACTCCCCCAGCCTGTACGCCGCCTTCGGCGGTAAGGAGGCGCTGTTCCGGGAAGCGATCGAACTCTACGGCCGCAGCGAGGGCGGGCTCACCGCCCGCGCCCTGCGCGAAGAACCCACCGCCCGCGCCGCGATCGAGGCGATGCTGCGCGACAACGCTGCGGCCTACACCGCGCCCGATAAACCGCACGGTTGCATGGTCGTGCTCGCTGGCTCCACCTACACCACCCGCACCGAATCGATTCGCGAATTCCTGGTCGGCAAGCGGCAACAGACCAGCGCCGACATCCGGGCCCGGCTCGACCGCGGTGTCCGCGAGGGCGATCTGCCCGCGGGCACTGATACCGCCGAATTGGCCGGGTTCTACACCACCGTGCTCTACGGCCTGTCGATCCAGGCGCGTGACGGCGCGGGCCCCGACGACCTCATGCGCGCCATCGACCGCGCCATGGCGGCGTGGCCGGCCACCGAACCCGCCGCGAACTGA
- a CDS encoding DEAD/DEAH box helicase: protein MTGSGGATAAGGALRAWQRRALTKYLATKPRDFLAVATPGAGKTTFALRVAAELLADRTVDQITVVAPTEHLKHQWAQSAARAGIALDSRFSNSTGGTSGDYHGVVVTYAQVASHPSRHRVRTENRRTLVILDEIHHAGDAKSWGDAVAEAFGDATRRLALTGTPFRSDDSQIPFVTYEPDEAGFPRSRADHSYGYADALADGVVRPVVFLAYSGEAHWRDSAGEEYSARLGEPLNAEQTARAWRTALDPAGDWMSAVLRAADMRLGQLRSSGMPDAGGLVIATDQERARAYAELLEHLTGTPPVLVLSDDPSSSARIGEFSAGTQPWMVAVRMVSEGVDVPRLAVGVYATSASTPLYFAQAIGRFVRARRPGEAASVFLPSVPVLLDLAAQLELQRDHVIGKPHREKDGLDDELLIDANKQKDEPGEDEKPFVALAADAELDQVIYDGSSFGTATFAGSAEEADYLGIPGLLDAEQMRALLRERQARQIAERAPVATAEPAPQASGAAERVATADRLGELRRELNSLVAMHHHRTGKPHGVIHGELRRQCGGPPTALASAEQLGERIAALRRM from the coding sequence GTGACAGGTTCGGGTGGCGCCACTGCGGCGGGAGGAGCGCTACGCGCCTGGCAGCGCCGTGCGCTCACCAAATACCTTGCGACAAAACCTCGTGACTTCCTCGCGGTCGCCACGCCGGGCGCGGGTAAGACCACCTTCGCACTGCGGGTCGCCGCGGAGTTGCTGGCCGACCGCACCGTCGACCAGATCACCGTGGTCGCACCCACCGAGCACCTCAAGCATCAGTGGGCGCAGTCGGCGGCCAGGGCCGGGATCGCGCTGGATTCGCGCTTCTCCAACAGCACCGGCGGCACCTCCGGTGACTATCACGGTGTGGTGGTCACCTACGCGCAGGTCGCCTCGCATCCGTCCCGGCATCGGGTGCGCACCGAGAACCGCCGCACCCTGGTGATCCTGGACGAGATCCACCACGCCGGCGACGCGAAGTCCTGGGGTGATGCGGTGGCCGAGGCCTTCGGCGACGCCACCCGCAGGCTCGCGCTCACCGGTACCCCGTTCCGCAGCGACGACAGCCAGATCCCGTTCGTCACCTACGAACCCGACGAGGCCGGCTTCCCGCGCTCGCGCGCCGACCACTCCTACGGCTATGCCGACGCGCTGGCCGACGGCGTCGTGCGCCCGGTGGTGTTCCTCGCCTACTCCGGTGAGGCGCACTGGCGTGACAGCGCCGGGGAGGAGTACTCCGCACGCCTCGGTGAGCCGCTGAACGCAGAACAGACCGCGCGGGCCTGGCGGACCGCGCTCGACCCGGCCGGCGACTGGATGTCGGCGGTGCTGCGGGCCGCCGACATGCGGCTGGGCCAGTTGCGGTCCTCCGGGATGCCCGACGCCGGTGGGCTGGTGATCGCGACCGATCAGGAACGCGCCCGCGCCTACGCCGAACTGCTCGAGCATCTCACCGGCACCCCGCCGGTGCTGGTGCTGTCCGACGATCCGTCCTCCTCGGCGCGCATCGGTGAGTTCAGTGCGGGCACCCAGCCGTGGATGGTGGCGGTGCGTATGGTGTCCGAGGGCGTCGACGTGCCGCGACTGGCGGTGGGCGTGTACGCCACCAGCGCCTCCACCCCGCTGTACTTCGCGCAGGCGATCGGCCGGTTCGTGCGTGCGCGCAGGCCCGGTGAGGCCGCGAGCGTGTTCCTGCCGTCGGTGCCGGTGCTGCTGGATCTGGCCGCGCAGCTGGAGTTGCAGCGCGATCACGTCATCGGCAAGCCGCACCGGGAAAAGGACGGCCTCGACGACGAACTGCTCATCGATGCCAACAAGCAGAAGGACGAGCCGGGCGAGGACGAGAAGCCCTTCGTCGCCCTGGCCGCCGACGCCGAACTGGACCAGGTTATCTACGACGGATCGTCCTTCGGCACCGCGACCTTCGCCGGAAGCGCCGAGGAAGCCGACTATCTCGGCATCCCGGGCCTGCTCGACGCCGAGCAGATGCGCGCGCTGCTGCGCGAGCGTCAGGCCCGCCAGATCGCCGAGCGGGCGCCGGTCGCGACGGCCGAACCCGCCCCGCAGGCGTCCGGTGCGGCCGAGCGGGTGGCCACCGCCGACCGGCTCGGTGAGCTACGCCGCGAACTCAACAGCCTGGTGGCCATGCATCATCACCGCACCGGCAAGCCGCACGGCGTGATCCACGGTGAGCTGCGCCGCCAGTGCGGTGGCCCGCCGACAGCGCTGGCGAGTGCCGAGCAGCTGGGCGAGCGGATCGCGGCCCTGCGCCGCATGTGA
- a CDS encoding YihY/virulence factor BrkB family protein translates to MSNPSGTRASAAALARRAAAGAAHAGTQTGRLVARVAVKAWQDSIFAKSAAAAFWQTMSLAPLLLGVLGSLGYVGGWFGPDTVEIVESKILTFSRDLFNPTVVHDLIEPTVRDVLGQGRAAFVSVGFVLSLWAGSSAMATFVDAIVEAHDQQDARHPVWQRIFALLLYVQFLVAAVFILPLIALGPALIGRALPDGWREPGLRLIDAFYYPGVGLLLMVGLTTLYKLALHTSLPWHRLFGGALVAGVFFMAASEGLRRYLGWVTRTGVSYGALATPIAFLLFTFFLAFAVIVGAEFNAAVQEFWPARATRVEQVKAWLAEQVRGDSAAPAGDTMGASAGIEPAWAQQPPGPGTDDEMHGPPPLDKPQPSRTGPEP, encoded by the coding sequence ATGAGCAACCCGTCAGGCACTCGCGCGAGCGCGGCCGCCCTCGCGCGCCGCGCCGCCGCCGGGGCGGCGCATGCGGGCACGCAGACCGGGCGACTGGTGGCCCGGGTCGCGGTGAAGGCCTGGCAGGATTCGATCTTCGCCAAGTCCGCGGCGGCGGCGTTCTGGCAGACCATGTCGCTGGCGCCGTTGTTGCTGGGCGTTCTCGGCAGCCTCGGCTATGTCGGCGGCTGGTTCGGCCCCGACACCGTCGAGATCGTCGAATCCAAGATCCTGACCTTCAGCCGGGACCTGTTCAACCCGACGGTGGTGCACGATCTCATCGAACCCACCGTCCGCGATGTGCTGGGCCAGGGCCGCGCGGCCTTCGTCTCGGTGGGTTTCGTGCTGTCGCTGTGGGCGGGTTCCTCGGCCATGGCCACCTTCGTCGACGCGATCGTGGAGGCCCACGACCAGCAGGACGCCCGCCATCCGGTCTGGCAGCGAATCTTCGCGCTGCTGTTGTATGTGCAGTTCCTGGTGGCGGCGGTGTTCATCCTGCCGTTGATCGCGCTGGGCCCGGCCCTGATCGGGCGCGCGCTGCCCGACGGCTGGCGCGAACCCGGGCTGCGGTTGATCGACGCGTTCTACTACCCGGGCGTCGGCCTGCTGCTGATGGTGGGGTTGACCACGCTGTACAAGCTGGCCCTGCACACCTCGCTGCCGTGGCATCGGCTCTTTGGTGGCGCGCTGGTGGCGGGCGTGTTCTTCATGGCGGCCAGTGAGGGGCTGCGCCGGTATCTGGGCTGGGTCACCCGCACCGGCGTCAGCTACGGCGCGCTCGCGACGCCGATCGCGTTCCTGCTGTTCACGTTCTTCCTGGCGTTCGCCGTCATCGTGGGGGCGGAGTTCAACGCGGCGGTGCAGGAGTTCTGGCCGGCCCGGGCCACCCGGGTGGAGCAGGTGAAGGCCTGGCTGGCCGAGCAGGTGCGTGGCGATTCCGCAGCGCCGGCCGGGGACACGATGGGCGCCTCGGCCGGTATCGAACCGGCATGGGCGCAGCAGCCGCCCGGGCCGGGCACCGACGACGAGATGCACGGCCCACCGCCGCTGGACAAACCGCAACCCTCGCGCACCGGGCCCGAACCCTGA
- a CDS encoding DUF3039 domain-containing protein: protein MSTDTLVRPDTTTDESTGEDTPKFFHYVKKDKIAESAVMGTHVVALCGEVFPVTRSPKPGSPVCPECKKVYEQLRKGD, encoded by the coding sequence GTGAGTACCGACACTCTGGTTCGCCCCGATACGACCACCGACGAGTCGACCGGCGAGGACACCCCGAAGTTCTTCCACTACGTGAAGAAGGACAAGATCGCCGAAAGCGCGGTCATGGGCACTCATGTCGTCGCGCTGTGCGGTGAGGTGTTCCCGGTGACCCGCTCGCCCAAGCCCGGCTCTCCGGTGTGCCCGGAATGCAAGAAGGTCTACGAGCAGCTGCGTAAGGGCGACTGA
- a CDS encoding DUF3099 domain-containing protein, whose protein sequence is MPPRPRRSAGYFPGDDKHPVLITEAAPSLEDQHRARVRRYLMIMSFRIPALILAAIAYSAFSNALISILIIVASIPLPWIAVLIANDRPPRDKNEPSRWDRPRPALESRPHNAIDG, encoded by the coding sequence ATGCCGCCCCGGCCCCGCCGTTCTGCCGGCTACTTCCCCGGAGACGACAAACACCCGGTACTGATCACCGAGGCGGCGCCCTCGCTCGAAGATCAGCATCGCGCTCGGGTCCGCCGCTATCTGATGATCATGTCCTTCCGCATTCCGGCGCTGATCCTGGCGGCGATCGCCTACAGCGCGTTCAGCAATGCGCTGATCTCGATCCTGATCATCGTCGCCTCGATTCCGCTGCCCTGGATCGCGGTGCTGATCGCCAACGACCGCCCGCCGCGCGACAAGAACGAACCCAGTCGCTGGGATCGGCCGCGGCCGGCGCTGGAATCGCGACCGCACAACGCCATCGACGGCTGA
- a CDS encoding DUF7059 domain-containing protein, translated as MPTNRSTTTGSLLTALCPALRSALIRVGYDADTLLEALGADAHAALGRSEPVPVRRAARAAGELGTLIRLLLLGDALPESEVAAALAPVELDQAVAAGLLERDGDQLRAALDLRPLDTGAGTRWILSDLDDSMRRRTLTADHVLGVGHASLSLLRATPAEPVGSVLDLGTGCGVQAVHAASYAGRVTATDVNGRALWLAEATAALNELEVELLEGSWFEPVAGRRFDQVVANPPFVVGPARVEHTYRDSGLALDGASELVISQAPGLLAPGGTAAMLAAWVHRDGEDWRQRVSSWLPEHGVDAWVVQRDVADPALYVGTWLRDAGLDPRDRHAQQRAEQWLEAFSAAEVEGIGFGFVYLRAIDGPTELLAEDLTHGFDDPLGAEATRYFERSAWLRAVAADNDLAWSARFRVDPATALERVYLPGPEGWEQRVARLHRGDGPRWQHEVDETTISLVAGMRPDGLPLHELIELLAIAHGSDTVTPEFATQALGVVAGLVRHGLILPVLPG; from the coding sequence GTGCCTACGAATCGTTCGACCACCACGGGATCGCTGCTCACCGCCCTGTGCCCGGCGCTGCGCAGCGCGCTGATCCGGGTCGGCTACGACGCCGACACCTTGCTGGAGGCCCTCGGCGCCGACGCGCACGCCGCACTCGGACGGTCCGAACCGGTACCGGTGCGCCGTGCCGCGCGGGCGGCCGGTGAACTGGGCACCCTGATCCGCCTGCTGCTGCTCGGTGACGCACTGCCGGAGTCCGAGGTCGCGGCGGCGCTGGCGCCGGTCGAGCTCGATCAGGCCGTCGCGGCGGGCCTGCTGGAACGCGACGGCGATCAGCTGCGCGCAGCGCTGGACCTGCGCCCGCTCGACACCGGCGCGGGCACCCGCTGGATCCTGTCGGATCTGGACGATTCAATGCGCAGGCGCACCCTCACCGCCGACCACGTCCTCGGTGTCGGCCATGCCTCGCTGTCGCTGCTGCGGGCCACCCCGGCCGAACCGGTCGGCTCGGTGCTCGACCTCGGCACCGGGTGTGGTGTGCAGGCCGTCCATGCCGCCTCCTATGCCGGCCGCGTCACCGCCACCGACGTCAACGGGCGGGCGCTGTGGCTGGCCGAGGCCACCGCGGCGCTCAACGAGCTGGAGGTGGAACTGCTGGAGGGTTCCTGGTTCGAGCCGGTGGCCGGTCGCCGGTTCGACCAGGTGGTGGCCAATCCGCCGTTCGTGGTCGGTCCCGCCCGAGTCGAGCACACCTACCGCGATTCGGGCCTGGCACTCGACGGTGCCAGCGAGCTGGTGATCTCCCAGGCACCGGGACTGCTCGCACCCGGTGGCACCGCGGCGATGCTGGCAGCCTGGGTGCACCGCGACGGCGAGGACTGGCGCCAGCGCGTCTCGTCCTGGCTGCCCGAGCACGGCGTCGACGCCTGGGTGGTGCAGCGCGATGTCGCCGATCCCGCCCTCTACGTCGGGACCTGGCTGCGCGACGCGGGCCTGGATCCGCGCGACCGGCATGCCCAGCAGCGCGCCGAGCAGTGGCTGGAGGCCTTCTCCGCCGCCGAGGTGGAGGGCATCGGCTTCGGTTTCGTCTATCTGCGCGCCATCGACGGCCCCACCGAACTGCTCGCCGAGGACCTCACCCACGGCTTCGACGACCCGCTGGGCGCGGAGGCGACCCGCTACTTCGAACGCTCGGCGTGGCTGCGCGCGGTCGCCGCCGACAACGATCTGGCCTGGTCGGCGCGTTTCCGGGTGGATCCCGCGACCGCACTGGAAAGGGTGTATCTGCCGGGCCCGGAGGGCTGGGAGCAGCGGGTGGCCCGGCTGCACCGCGGCGACGGCCCGCGCTGGCAGCACGAGGTGGACGAGACCACGATCTCCCTGGTAGCGGGAATGCGACCGGACGGTCTGCCGTTACACGAACTGATCGAACTGCTCGCCATCGCTCACGGATCCGACACCGTCACGCCCGAGTTCGCGACCCAGGCACTGGGAGTGGTGGCCGGACTCGTCCGCCACGGGCTGATCCTGCCCGTCCTGCCCGGCTAG
- a CDS encoding sigma-70 family RNA polymerase sigma factor — MTSPATTRVRASDSDLDAQSPAADLVRVYLNGIGRTALLTAADEVELAKRIEAGLYAQHLLETGKRLSAARKRDLAVIVREGQAARSHLLEANLRLVVSLAKRYTGRGMPLLDLIQEGNLGLIRAMEKFDYAKGFKFSTYATWWIRQAITRGMADQSRTIRLPVHLVEQVNKLARIKRELHQQLGREATDDELANESGIPVEKIADLLDHSRDPVSLDMPVGNDEEAPLGDFIEDSEATSAESAVIAGLLHHDVRSVLATLDEREQQVIRLRFGLDDGQPRTLDQIGKLFGLSRERVRQIEREVMSKLRKGERADRLRAYAS, encoded by the coding sequence ATGACAAGCCCCGCCACCACTCGAGTGCGCGCCAGCGATTCGGACCTCGACGCCCAGAGCCCCGCCGCCGACCTGGTACGTGTGTACCTGAACGGGATCGGCCGGACGGCGCTGCTCACGGCGGCCGATGAGGTCGAGCTGGCCAAGCGCATCGAGGCGGGCCTCTATGCCCAGCACCTGCTGGAGACCGGCAAGCGATTGTCGGCCGCCCGCAAGCGCGATCTGGCCGTCATCGTCCGCGAAGGCCAGGCCGCCCGCTCGCATCTGCTGGAAGCCAACCTGCGTCTGGTCGTGTCCCTCGCCAAGCGCTACACCGGGCGTGGGATGCCCCTGCTGGACCTCATCCAGGAGGGCAACCTCGGCCTCATCCGCGCGATGGAGAAGTTCGACTACGCCAAGGGCTTCAAGTTCTCGACCTACGCCACCTGGTGGATCCGCCAGGCCATCACCCGCGGCATGGCCGATCAGAGCCGCACCATCCGGCTGCCCGTCCACCTGGTCGAGCAGGTCAACAAACTCGCCAGGATCAAGCGGGAACTGCACCAGCAGCTCGGCCGCGAGGCCACCGATGACGAGCTGGCCAACGAGTCGGGCATCCCGGTGGAGAAGATCGCCGATCTGCTCGACCACAGCCGCGATCCGGTGAGCCTGGACATGCCGGTCGGCAACGACGAGGAAGCCCCGCTGGGCGATTTCATCGAGGATTCCGAGGCCACCTCCGCCGAAAGCGCCGTCATCGCCGGTCTGCTGCACCACGACGTGCGCAGCGTGCTCGCCACGCTGGACGAGCGGGAACAGCAGGTCATCCGGTTGCGTTTCGGCCTCGACGACGGTCAGCCGCGCACCCTGGACCAGATCGGCAAGCTGTTCGGCCTGTCCCGTGAGCGGGTCCGCCAGATCGAGCGCGAAGTGATGTCCAAGCTGCGCAAGGGCGAACGCGCCGACAGGCTGCGCGCCTACGCCAGCTGA